One genomic window of Aedes aegypti strain LVP_AGWG unplaced genomic scaffold, AaegL5.0 Primary Assembly AGWG_AaegL5_hic_scaff_1753_PBJ_arrow, whole genome shotgun sequence includes the following:
- the LOC110680717 gene encoding histone H4 — protein MTGRGKGGKGLGKGGAKRHRKVLRDNIQGITKPAIRRLARRGGVKRISGLIYEETRGVLKVFLENVIRDAVTYTEHAKRKTVTAMDVVYALKRQGRTLYGFGG, from the coding sequence ATGACCGGCCGTGGCAAGGGAGGCAAAGGACTCGGAAAAGGAGGCGCCaagcgtcatcgcaaggttttgcgtgaTAACATCCAGGGTATCACCAAGCCCGCAATCCGTCGTCTGGCTCGTCGTGGAGGAGTCAAGCGTATCTCCGGACTTATCTACGAGGAAACTCGTGGTGTGTTGAAGGTGTTCCTGGAAAACGTCATCCGTGATGCCGTTACCTACACTGAACACGCCAAGCGTAAAACCGTTACCGCTATGGATGTTGTCTACGCTCTGAAGCGTCAGGGACGCACCCTGTACGGTTTCGGAGGTTAA
- the LOC110680718 gene encoding histone H1-like, which produces MSEVATEAAAAAPAASPAKTKKPRAPKGQGKPKKPSTHPPVNDMVVAAIKTLKERNGSSLQAIKKYIAANYKCDVAKLAPFLKKALKNGVEKGKFVQTKGTGASGSFKLKAEAKKAASEKKPKKAGEKKAKKATGEKKKATKKPAGEKKAKKPAGEKKAKKPAAAKKAKAAGAKAAKKAGGVKKAAAPKQKATKPSKTAAKKPKTPKPKKAAPAKKAAAKKTAAKK; this is translated from the coding sequence ATGTCTGAAGTTGCCACTGAAGCCGCTGCCGCAGCCCCGGCTGCCTCGCCAGCCAAGACCAAGAAGCCAAGGGCCCCCAAGGGACAGGGCAAGCCGAAGAAGCCGTCGACCCACCCCCCAGTCAACGACATGGTTGTTGCTGCCATCAAAACCTTGAAGGAACGCAACGGATCGTCCCTGCAGGCCATCAAGAAGTACATCGCCGCCAACTACAAATGCGATGTCGCCAAGCTTGCCCCATTCCTCAAGAAGGCCTTGAAGAATGGCGTCGAGAAGGGCAAGTTCGTCCAAACCAAGGGCACCGGCGCTTCCGGTTCGTTCAAGCTGAAGGCTGAAGCTAAGAAGGCCGCCAGTGAGAAGAAACCGAAGAAGGCCGGCGAGAAGAAGGCCAAGAAGGCTACCGGAGAGAAGAAGAAGGCCACCAAGAAACCAGCTGGGGAGAAGAAGGCCAAGAAGCCAGCCGGCGAGAAGAAAGCCAAGAAGCCGGCTGCAGCCAAGAAAGCCAAAGCTGCTGGTGCCAAGGCTGCCAAAAAGGCCGGTGGTGTGAAGAAGGCTGCTGCTCCGAAGCAGAAGGCCACCAAACCTTCCAAGACCGCCGCCAAGAAGCCCAAGACCCCAAAACCGAAGAAGGCTGCCCCAGCCAAGAAAGCTGCCGCGAAGAAGACCGCTGCCAAGAAGTAA